The genomic region tggtagggggggggggggggggggggggggaggcagcattttaaatgcattaatatataaatacttattaccggttagaTTTTAATAAGATATAACAAAAGAGTTCCAAGTGGGATCTTGGCGCCAACCACCTCATAAACAGTCTAAATAAAATTGACATATCTAGGGACCAacgggaacctacacatgaagtttgaggaatatccttGCTGTGCTTTTCATGAAATAGCAACAACAAGGATCTGATAATGATGggctaataataataataataaacatgcAACCTCCTCCACCGATTTTTTCATGTATGGGACTAGGAAGAAACGAAGCAAAAACAGTATGTCCCAAAACACTTGTTTACATGTTCCAGGCTAAATCAATCACTTACGCGCAATGATACTCGTGTTGGGCAGCTTAGGCCCGCCAATAGGCAACCCAGTCCAGTCAATATACAGCCAACTCCAGTCGACAGGACGTTCTCCCAAAGGATCAATCCCCGCAGGCAGGTAAACAGGCAGATAATCCCAGTTAACATCCACCTGACTCCAGTGAGTTCGCACATCCCCCCTATTACAAGCCCAATCCCTCTGAGCAGGCGAACTATCTTCAGGCGGACATTTCCAATTTTCAGGCAGCGTATTATGGGGAGTAGGAAGCCAATTCCAGTCAATAGGGGTCTTGTTATGTTGTATTAAGTATTCATTACATTCGGAGAAGTGTTTGCAGCCCTGGAATCCCCCACCTTTAAGACGAGCCATAGGCGAAGGGTGGCAATGTTCCAGAATAAGATGGTTCCGGTACTGAagtgtaatttatattttattattgatagACGTTAGTTAGGTTTGGAATCGGTTGGACAATCGTCAACAGTAattatttcaacttattaccATAAATCTGCAAGTATAGAGCATATTTAAAAAGTTAAGCTGAACAAAAATCGACTGCGCACTGTAGCAGATACAAACATTTGTCGGCCAGATACATGGATGTCATGAAAGTTATTCGAAATTTTATTTCCTTTaaactatatatctatttagCAGCAATTAAAAGACAGTTGACAGTTTTTAACCAGTTTGTCAATGTGAAAACTTGAAATTCTCTCCCCATTCCTCAATGGCATGTTTCACAGTTTTAATTTCGTTTGTCCTTGTTGCACATTCATCATTCAATTTTGTTTGCTTTTAAATAAacttattaattattaattaataatctAACCCCAACTTGAAATTGAAGCTTGATCAGAGATAGAAATTAAGGTATTCTGTCAGTATTCAATGATCAGTTCagaggaaataaaaatattcctTTTCAAATACTGGTAGATTAGTGCACGTTTAAATTAGGATTTAAATTGATTAACAATAATTGGTTACATTTGAATCAagtgtttatttgaaatattcaagtcaacGGATTCCAAGCTTCATTCTCCCTAATAGTTACGGCTTTAACAAATGAAACAGCTATTAATATTAAAGTTTTTTTAATCAATGATTCATCATTTATTAACTAAATTTACCTCAGCAATTATCAAAGGAATGAACATGATTtacacatttgaaaaaatactCAGAATAACTCTAGAAATTACCGCTATGTGCAATTTATAGGGTAGACCAATGTGCCCGTTAACAAAACACCGGTGCACAATTATAGCAGTTTTTACACATCTGCACTAGACACATTTGAACAAGGCTGAATTCGATAATTATAACTAGTGTTTACTTGCTTTAATAGTAGACTGtgatatgataaattacaatgGACTGTCAAAGCTACAGTTCTGAAAATCTCCCTAAACACACAGCCAGGTATATATATTCATTCCAGCCGCCAGAGAAACCAGTACCATGAATACCCTTTACTAGTTGGAAGCTCCATTTCATTGATGTATATGCTTATGCTTTATTTTGTACAGATTGTCAgtacacaatgtatatgtaaGACATTTGTTGTAGTTACAAACTATGTTCTTGATAACTGGAGTATAGTAATATAGCTTCTGTTCTTTGTCATACTGGCTGGTGATAGATCACTACTTGTATCGTTATACAACAACCATTGATAGAAAAAATCGTACATGAAGATGGTCATATTGTCCTTATTAGAGATCAATGTTAAAaggatatcaaatgtaaaaatatcaatCGCCACAATGGTAAATATCATTTGTGTAACGATAAGTCAATAATGAACACTCCCAATGTAACATCATATGGAATAATGAGCTACTCCCTATGACACTAGGTGGCGTTGTTGTAGTATGTAAGATGGCGACCTAATACACATGTGAAACGAAGACTCGGTGTATGTTATCTGTTATCAAGACGTTACCAAACGTTACAATTTGCACCAGAAGAAAGAGCCTTTAAGCCAAGTCTAGTTAAAAGTGTATTGCttcctgaatttttttttctagaattcAGAGATGTACTGACAAAACACACaggatataacaatatttatcatCGGATTTCTTACCAAAAGAACGAATTGGCCTGTGTCGCTCACTTGATACTAGGTCATACCTGCAGATTCTAAACTTCaatcaaatatcagagtagtATAGGTTTATTAAAGTCAATAACGTTTCCTTCATTCCTACATGCTATTGGCCTCCAATCAAATCTCTGAGTCGGCTATctagtttgtttttattttctattaattcTAATTGTTTAAAGACATAAAGCTAAGTTTACCCCTGTGGCTTGAATGTAGGCCTAGGTTATTTAACTGAACAAACATCCCAggatgctacagaccaaatatcagcTCCCTTGGGCCTTGATTTTCAAGAAgatttttaaaggttttagtcctatttgacccctatttgacccctatgaccttgaaagtatgTCAGGAtaatccaagcatgctacaggccaaatatcaactctctctgcctcttggttattgaaaagtcgTTAAAAGATctcagcctatttgatccctgttaccttgaatgtcggtcaaagtcattcatttgaacaaacttggtatcgCTTCAACCAAGAATGCTAAAGGCCCAATACAATATCTCTGTGACTCTTGGTTTTTTAGAATTCGTtaaaagatttcagcctatttgacccatgtgaccttgaatgtcggtcaaggtcaatcatttgaacaatattggtagccctttaccccagcatgctactgcaGACTTGATAATAACTCCTTTGACCTTTTGTTTTTGTAgaagatatttcaatattacaacctatttgacccctttgacaTTGAATGTAAGGCAAGGCCATTCGTATTAACAAATTTGAAAGCCCTTCATGCCTGCATGCTTcaacccaatatcaactccttgGGCACCAGTTTACTTAGAacaagtcgtttaaagattttagtcaatttgtccgctttgattttgaatgtaggtcaatgtcattcattttaacgAACATGTCCTACACCCTTCATCTTTCaccaatatcaggtttctgtGTTTCatggacggccggacggccggccggacagacggcggaatgacggacggacggacgccgcaccacggcatatGCTCACTTGTATTTGAGTAGGTGAGCCAAAAAATTCAACACTGAAATTGATAGTTATCTCTAGAAACAGTAAGGTTTATAAAACTAAAAGTAGTCAATGAAATTATTCTGAAAGAGGACTTACAATGATTCAAATTAAAGCCTTGATGGATTCATTAAAACGCATGGTTTAGACGATTATTTACAACATCGAGAACATGGCGAATTATTTTGAATTctatcattgaaaaaaaaacttcttgCTAACTGTGGATCAGAATGTATTATTTTCTGTCATAATAAGtgttattttaattcatttaaagcATGTTATCATAAATATTCAGACATAAAATCCTTCTCGAACATGCCTGTATGGCATAAAGAAAAGAAATCAAGTCTATAATAGTAGTGTTTCTCTTCttctgtttttaaaataaaaaatggtaCAGAAAGGGAGTTATTGCAGATAATAACTTTAGAAAGATCATGATAATTTACTTTGTTTTCAGGTTTTCAGTCAGATATATGGTGTTTTAGTAAACCTCTTATAATATCAAGGTATTTAAACAGCTATCAAGGAACTTTGCTCTCAATATGGTTTCGATCCATCCAATGATAGATAATCTATCCATTCCAAAGATAAagatatcaatttgtttttgtaatataattagTAAAATTGATAGAATGTGCAACTGGTAGAAAGAATGGGAGGAACATTTTGATTAAGATTATATTGACTGGAATATAATTATTAAGCTTCGTTTTCTGTTACCAAAAACACTAAATTACGATTGTATTTATTTAGGATTAATCACCATATTTCGACAACAAATTCATATGTAGCTTAATGCGGGTTAAACATAAGTCCTACATGCAATATTTGGAAAACTGGAATTGAAATAATGAAGAACGCATTATGGACTGATGGTGGGAAAGAACAAATTTTGCTCCAAAGAtttgtgaaataaaatgtttagcACTTTTGAATTTAATACAAAAAATCAGAGAGGAAAGTTGACAATGTGATACTCTTAACCATcaaccaatacatgtatagatccaaaaataatttaaaaaaaaaataataaaaaaaatgtgtatctCACAAAAACTTACTGCCAGAGGTAAGGGAgacatttatttcaaacaatgGGTCAAATAGGAAAGACTACTTgtaattttttaaaagcaaaaatcAGGGAAAACACTCTAATCTCATTTCCATCGACTGAACTTATTCTTTCTTTGTCAAATATTTCTTTTAGTTCTCATTATATTAAAGCTTAAAAAAAGCAAAACTTACTTTTTTCCGTTTTATGATGTGTGTCTAATGTCATGTAATAATAtgttaaagccacatactcccaaacaacctaaaattctagttgcacacgtgcattaatggcaatccaagatgttcattcacgctctcccaaCATTTAATTTACTACTGacc from Pecten maximus unplaced genomic scaffold, xPecMax1.1, whole genome shotgun sequence harbors:
- the LOC117319730 gene encoding uncharacterized protein LOC117319730, whose protein sequence is MVLSMTLLFRNHLSVLGVLLLNTCLTVREGDAKSHQDKGWEIFTNALLSYLSSNYEKLVFMLWGKEAKQKGALIEQYRNHLILEHCHPSPMARLKGGGFQGCKHFSECNEYLIQHNKTPIDWNWLPTPHNTLPENWKCPPEDSSPAQRDWACNRGDVRTHWSQVDVNWDYLPVYLPAGIDPLGERPVDWSWLYIDWTGLPIGGPKLPNTSIIAPSNPGL